A region from the Desulfitobacterium dehalogenans ATCC 51507 genome encodes:
- a CDS encoding ABC transporter ATP-binding protein: protein MSCLHVNNVSKQFIRKEGKKKHIIQAVDHVSFELHEGESLGIIGPSGCGKTTLINIILGQIKPDSGSVHKSPSIGLVGQDPYSSLCPTMTVEKAVAEPLIFLKKRKSFRQCQREVEEILEFVNLGWGVYGNRLPAQLSGGERQRVGIARALITSPSLLLLDEPTSMLDQEVKGEIVSVIKAIVKKKNTAFLMVTHDILLASEICDRILVLCDGKIIEENTSAEIMNSPVQPLTRDLISISTDIKSYWDKHYLS, encoded by the coding sequence ATGAGTTGTCTTCACGTGAACAATGTTAGTAAACAATTCATCCGCAAAGAAGGTAAAAAGAAACATATTATTCAAGCGGTTGATCATGTGTCCTTTGAGTTGCATGAAGGAGAATCTCTTGGAATTATCGGTCCCAGTGGATGCGGTAAAACGACTCTAATTAATATCATTCTTGGTCAAATTAAACCGGATTCAGGCAGTGTGCATAAGTCCCCCTCCATTGGCTTGGTCGGACAGGACCCCTATTCCTCCTTATGTCCGACAATGACTGTTGAAAAAGCTGTGGCCGAACCCCTTATTTTTCTGAAAAAGAGAAAAAGCTTCCGCCAATGTCAAAGAGAAGTGGAAGAAATCCTTGAGTTTGTTAATCTCGGCTGGGGAGTTTACGGGAATCGTCTCCCTGCGCAATTAAGTGGAGGGGAACGTCAGCGTGTAGGCATTGCCCGGGCTTTAATAACCAGCCCTTCCCTTTTACTTCTTGATGAGCCGACCTCCATGTTGGATCAAGAGGTTAAAGGTGAAATAGTTTCAGTCATAAAGGCCATCGTTAAAAAGAAAAATACAGCTTTTTTAATGGTAACTCATGATATTCTTCTTGCCAGTGAAATTTGTGACCGAATACTTGTCCTATGTGATGGTAAAATTATTGAAGAAAACACTTCGGCGGAGATTATGAATTCTCCCGTGCAGCCTTTGACTAGGGATTTAATCAGTATTAGCACAGACATCAAGTCTTATTGGGATAAGCATTATCTTTCGTAA
- a CDS encoding MerR family transcriptional regulator yields MKEQYYSIGQIAELSNISIPTLRYYDQINLYKPAHVDPQTNYRYYKESQLYILDMIKSLKFVGTPLEEIKAVLNYTSAELLGFLEHQEDIIEGKIQRLQEIQKSLHQTKKQFQKQMKAALSTDVFEKTEDLCILTLPIENYALPDIPSAYYSVLIKLLESEGSTISSHYGCIYPFLDYNSMDEVQCTHIFTPLMTDRLNKNPSYKGNIRLMSESRFMCVAFRYHPDQYIEHYQRLYHYIHSNKLPVADHVYELFMPTRYSQQEEDEFMVELKVQLL; encoded by the coding sequence ATGAAAGAACAGTATTATTCTATTGGTCAAATAGCTGAACTTTCGAATATCTCAATTCCAACATTACGTTATTATGACCAAATTAATTTATACAAACCGGCTCATGTGGACCCGCAGACCAATTATCGCTATTACAAAGAATCTCAATTGTATATATTGGATATGATAAAATCACTTAAATTCGTCGGCACTCCGTTGGAAGAGATAAAAGCCGTTCTGAATTATACTTCTGCTGAGCTCCTTGGCTTCCTTGAGCATCAAGAGGATATTATCGAAGGCAAAATACAGAGGCTGCAAGAAATTCAAAAGAGTTTGCATCAAACGAAGAAGCAGTTTCAAAAGCAAATGAAGGCCGCCTTGTCTACAGATGTATTTGAGAAAACTGAAGATCTATGTATACTCACACTACCAATCGAGAATTACGCTTTGCCGGATATTCCCAGTGCCTATTACAGTGTCTTGATTAAGCTGTTGGAATCGGAAGGCAGTACAATAAGCAGTCATTATGGATGTATATATCCTTTTCTCGACTATAATTCTATGGATGAGGTTCAATGCACCCATATATTCACCCCATTGATGACCGATCGGTTGAACAAGAATCCCTCCTATAAGGGGAATATCCGCTTGATGTCAGAAAGCCGTTTTATGTGCGTTGCTTTTCGGTATCACCCTGATCAGTATATAGAGCATTATCAGCGACTATATCATTATATCCACAGTAACAAACTTCCTGTAGCAGATCATGTCTATGAACTTTTTATGCCAACAAGATACTCCCAGCAAGAAGAAGATGAATTCATGGTCGAATTAAAGGTGCAATTGCTCTAA
- the norA gene encoding multidrug efflux MFS transporter NorA yields MNDQKTTLALLLTNIFIAFLGIGLVIPVLPTLMKELGVNGTVVGYLTAAFAIAQLVCSPFTGKAADKMGRKKVLVAGLFLFGFSEVLFGLGKEIEVLFLARILGGVSSALIMPAVTAFIADVTTLEKRPKALGYMSAAINTGFIIGPGIGGFLADFGTRTPFFFAGALGAVAALLSIVLLKEPERPSETAEEVPELKTSLKRMLAPMYIIAFTLILIASFGLSAFESFFGLFVDGKFLFTPKEIAFVITGGALLGALIQILLFDRLAGRWGEIKLIRYSLILSGILIFLLTVVHDYVWILLVTTLAFIGFDLFRPAVTSYLSKIAGNEQGFVGGMNSMFTSLGNIFGPIIGGMLFDVEIDYPFYFAAAVMVLGIIITLFWKEPHRGN; encoded by the coding sequence ATGAATGATCAGAAGACCACTTTAGCCTTATTGCTGACGAACATTTTTATTGCCTTTTTAGGTATCGGTCTTGTCATCCCTGTATTACCAACCCTAATGAAAGAATTAGGGGTGAACGGTACTGTAGTAGGCTATTTAACTGCCGCTTTTGCCATCGCTCAACTTGTATGTTCACCTTTTACCGGTAAAGCTGCAGATAAAATGGGGCGGAAAAAGGTTCTGGTGGCAGGGTTATTTCTTTTTGGATTCTCTGAAGTGCTTTTTGGCTTAGGAAAAGAAATTGAAGTGTTGTTCCTTGCTCGGATATTAGGGGGTGTAAGCTCAGCTTTAATAATGCCTGCTGTGACTGCCTTTATTGCTGATGTTACAACCTTAGAAAAACGGCCTAAGGCACTTGGATATATGTCTGCAGCCATCAACACGGGGTTTATTATCGGCCCGGGTATCGGTGGTTTTTTAGCGGATTTTGGTACGCGCACCCCCTTTTTCTTCGCGGGGGCACTCGGTGCTGTCGCGGCCCTATTGTCTATCGTTTTATTGAAGGAACCCGAACGGCCAAGTGAAACGGCTGAAGAGGTTCCAGAGCTTAAGACGAGCCTTAAGCGTATGCTGGCTCCTATGTACATTATTGCGTTCACCTTGATTCTGATTGCATCCTTTGGTTTATCGGCTTTTGAGTCCTTCTTCGGCCTTTTCGTCGATGGCAAGTTTTTGTTTACGCCCAAAGAAATTGCTTTTGTGATTACCGGGGGGGCTTTGCTTGGAGCATTGATTCAGATCCTGCTTTTCGATAGGCTGGCAGGGCGATGGGGTGAAATCAAGTTAATTCGGTATAGTCTGATTCTATCCGGAATCCTTATTTTCTTGTTAACCGTTGTTCATGACTATGTGTGGATCCTGCTTGTAACCACTCTGGCTTTCATCGGCTTTGATCTCTTCCGGCCTGCAGTAACGTCCTACCTCTCAAAAATAGCCGGAAATGAACAAGGTTTCGTTGGTGGAATGAATTCCATGTTCACCAGTCTGGGAAATATTTTTGGTCCGATCATCGGGGGGATGCTGTTCGATGTGGAGATCGATTATCCCTTTTATTTCGCAGCAGCCGTTATGGTTCTTGGTATTATCATTACCTTGTTTTGGAAAGAACCTCATAGGGGGAATTAG
- a CDS encoding GNAT family N-acetyltransferase, whose translation MDISLELVSEKNAHEIYNFEIENRAYFEETLPSRGDEYYKTEIFYKIIKEIIEEQKCGQCYMYIIRDKSGKMVGRVNFFSIRNDETRTAELGYRIGKNENGKGYATEAVRMALEKGFKYYKFRRIEAGTSLDNRGSQRVLEKNGFVMTKRIENDMDVNGKWVDSLVFEKIMA comes from the coding sequence ATGGATATAAGTCTGGAATTGGTATCAGAAAAAAATGCACATGAGATTTATAATTTCGAGATAGAGAATAGAGCTTATTTTGAAGAAACATTACCTTCAAGAGGGGATGAATATTACAAAACCGAAATATTCTATAAGATCATTAAGGAGATAATCGAAGAACAAAAGTGTGGCCAATGCTATATGTATATTATCCGAGATAAATCCGGGAAAATGGTGGGAAGAGTCAATTTCTTCTCCATAAGAAATGATGAAACTCGAACAGCAGAATTGGGGTATAGAATTGGTAAGAATGAAAATGGAAAGGGCTATGCTACAGAAGCTGTGAGAATGGCGTTGGAGAAGGGGTTTAAATATTATAAGTTTAGGAGAATCGAAGCAGGAACATCCCTGGATAATAGGGGTTCGCAAAGAGTTTTGGAGAAGAACGGATTTGTGATGACGAAGAGAATTGAAAACGATATGGACGTCAATGGAAAATGGGTAGACAGTTTAGTCTTCGAAAAAATAATGGCATGA